Proteins from one Podospora pseudoanserina strain CBS 124.78 chromosome 1, whole genome shotgun sequence genomic window:
- the MYO1_2 gene encoding class II myosin (EggNog:ENOG503NV0C; COG:Z), whose translation MSVRNNPFARNASPSTGSTGPGGGPGRPKSTLFPSSPSPFSGMASPPSHVRTQSQNSVASTMAQPMPLRTANSHARLLSRDASTASSSSGTFAPSFIKTDDLRKPTDIVKGIEGENDFSGKKYVWLKDPQTAFVKGWVVEELPGNKILVQCDDGSQREVDAESVDKVNPAKFDKANDMAELTHLNEASVVHNLHMRYMSDLIYTYSGLFLVTVNPYTPLPIYTNEYINMYKGRNREDNKPHIYAMADEAFRNLVDDNENQSILVTGESGAGKTENTKKVIQYLAAVARLDSTAKSREQQHSTLSAQILRANPILEAFGNAQTVRNNNSSRFGKFIRIEFNRNGSIAGAFIDWYLLEKSRVVRINSQERNYHVFYQLLKGADRRLKQEFLLDGLDVEDFAYTREGQDTISGVSDRDEWNSLLEAFGVMGFDESEQAAILRTISAVLHLGNLNVVKESRSADQARLAPDGKEVAAKVCKLLGVPLQPFLQGLLHPKVKAGREWVEKVQTPEQVRFSIDALAKGIYERGFGDLVTRINRQLDRPGMGLDDTRFIGVLDIAGFEIFEHNSFEQLCINYTNEKLQQFFNHHMFVLEQEEYAREKIEWQFIDFGKDLQPTIDLIELPNPIGIFSCLDEDCVMPKATDKTFSEKLNSLWDKKSQKYRPSRLGQGFILTHYAAEVEYSTEGWLEKNKDPMNDNVTRLLAASTDKHVANLFADCADQDDEVGGMRSRVKKGLFRTVAQRHKEQLSSLMAQLHSTHPHFVRCILPNHKKKAKQFNGLLVLDQLRCNGVLEGIRIARTGFPNRLAFAEFRQRYEVLVRDLPKGYLEGQAVARLMLDKFGLDRSLYRVGLTKVFFRAGVLAELEEKRDALISEIMARFQSVARGYMQRRIAFKRLYRAEATRVIQRNFQVYLDLCENPWWQLLVRMKPLLGATRTATEVKKRDEMIKQLHDKMKLELENRQKLEEERRNVHAELNKIQQVLESERSLALDKEEIFKRLQMREAELEDKLAGALDDQERLEDQLDSLLDAKKRAEEDVNSYRAQLEQAAGLISRLEAEKSELAAKVADLEKSIDEIAKKQSERSAQEAALEDEVKMLQSQLSLKDRKVRDMESKLLKADQDLDIKLRTVEKELQTSRTKNSQLSAENREIQQQLAQLSKTSTDYEDLVRKKESELALLRSDNKKYEMERRSLEDQRKTLSAEREKTAERLRDIQAELTAMRAQQDQLKREAADANKLLQARLSEDAQADENRQLLEAQVKDLKDELYKVQMELSRERQSRDDVALLGEHKYNTLKEEYDHLNESKITIEKELYAQQDTLRRMMETRAAAEKERDEARQEIRALRVAKTQAEEARREAEIIGERAASKIAREKEESLRKALESASNRVNSLEEQVADLTYQIEDLNKVILESGEFGLKNDQAKERLERELVTVKGRLAASENDNKALLNKLQQKGLEIARSSSRASEASRGQIMGLQREKARLEEQNAKLNKQLGDSQVTIASLEKRLEKLQLSLEDLNHEVAREVQNSRAAEKASSSATAQLAEANRTIESERQLRTHAQGTVRTLQQTLDSRDIELADLRGQLLDALKIVDPEFVPTIQSEGGADKFLSKNLDLARKIEELQQNLRVQTAARANAEAHVAELRAARAESPTRTRHGEFNPNETVFEPGSPEQKRSRPNGRHYSGASTPPRRFATVETDHLDSVKSDKTADILSFNNRQDLKAEVEELQNQLQIAHMQNRHLQSQLERSVPDPQATVDESGRVQKLEQMNSKLHHMLDESSQKVSALEKALHAGELSLRDIQTRSHEEILDLLHSQEDSRRRLLSDHNDAIGELAHIKEHFERLRHDRAKIELDLRDAKSDLQEMSLAREQEAASRNQLLQEFADLQIRLDSETSKLADVAANLQLYKGRADEYFAKLENAEIAVLKATRAEQFAKAQAKDAEDACAEMMSERKRLDGTIEDLQLQNQRLEEKIEDMSTDLEAATQAKKRLQHELEDYRNQRANDIEDKESSMEQLRKKYQAEFGTLTKELDLAREEKLFKQAEITRLREELDELRSKWDDEVLNSSTWSKEKARLESTLSDVMASRDEAVNAHNDAQGKIVSLLQQVRNLRTSVDDITAERDNLAREKQSIEARLKEAKAGLEDLANSESPSLRNAANIDKEILELKSGLAQQQDIAAAAVEKMRRAEALVSEVQKDIVAEREASAELHKQKNALEKSLNEVQLKLIDLETKGYSAASHDIKFLHKRIQELESELEQHLNERSKSQRSVRNVDRTVKDLQTQIDRKDRQNVQLQEDMTRMRDKMDKLLKTIEELQASESSNELQARRAERELREERERIMQLERELDSWKAMKDRPSGASVATGASVFGGSVRGKGWRSDGNILVEDGRVPQRKSSISRVPSLKGFL comes from the exons ATGTCGGTTCGCAACAATCCCTTCGCGAGGAATGCCTCACCTTCGACAGGTTCGACTGGGCCAGGCGGCGGGCCAGGCAGACCAAAATCGACACTTTtcccctcatcgccctctccatTCTCGGGAATggcctccccaccctctcacGTCCGCACTCAGTCACAAAATTCGGTTGCGTCAACTATGGCGCAGCCAATGCCCCTCCGCACCGCCAATAGTCATGCTCGTCTACTTTCTAGGGACGCCAGCACCGCGAGCTCAAGCTCGGGCACATTCGCCCCATCATTTATCAAGACGGATGACTTGAGAAAACCCACCGACATTGTCAAGGGAATTGAAGGGGAGAATGACTTCTCTGGCAAGAAATACGTGTGGCTTAAGGATCCACAGACGGCTTTTGTCAAGGGCTGGGTAGTCGAGGAGCTGCCAGGGAACAAGATACTGGTTCAGTGCGATGATGGGAGT CAACGAGAGGTCGACGCAGAAAGCGTCGACAAAGTCAACCCCGCCAAGTTCGACAAGGCTAACGACATGGCCGAGCTGACGCACCTGAACGAGGCATCCGTcgtccacaacctccacatGCGCTACATGTCCGATCTCATCTATACCTACTCTGGCCTGTTCTTGGTCACAGTCAACCCCTAcaccccactccccatctACACGAATGAATACATCAACATGTACAAGGGCCGAAACCGGGAGGATAATAAGCCCCATATCTACGCCATGGCCGACGAGGCCTTTCGAAATCTGGTGGATGACAATGAGAACCAGAGTATTCTTGTGACTGGTGAATCAGGTGCAGGAAAGACTgaaaacaccaaaaaggtTATCCAGTaccttgctgctgttgcaagGTTAGACTCGACGGCAAAGAGcagggagcagcagcattcTACCCTTTCGGCTCAGATTCTGAGGGCCAATCCCATTCTGGAAGCTTTTGGAAACGCTCAGACTGTGAGGAATAACAACTCGTCGCGATTCGGCAAGTTTATCCGGATCGAGTTTAATCGGAATGGGTCGATTGCTGGTGCCTTCATTGACTGGTATTTGCTTGAGAAGTCCCGAGTCGTGAGGATCAACTCTCAGGAGCGGAATTATCACGTTTTCTATCAGTTGCTCAAGGGCGCTGATAGGAGGCTCAAGCAAGAGTTCCTGCTGGATGGGCTTGATGTGGAGGACTTTGCTTATACCAGGGAGGGCCAGGATACCATCTCCGGTGTGTCGGACCGCGACGAGTGGAACTCGCTGCTGGAGGCGTTTGGGGTTATGGGGTTTGATGAGAGCGAGCAGGCGGCCATTCTGAGGACCATTTCGGCGGTGCTCCATCTGGGTAATCTGAATGTTGTCAAGGAGAGCAGGTCTGCGGACCAGGCTAGACTGGCACCGGACGGGAAGGAGGTTGCGGCCAAGGTTTGCAAACTGCTGGGTGTGCCGTTGCAGCCTTTCTTGCAGGGGTTACTGCACCCCAAGGTCAAGGCAGGAAGAGAATGGGTTGAGAAGGTGCAGACTCCGGAGCAGGTTCGGTTCAGTATCGATGCTCTGGCGAAGGGTATCTACGAGCGAGGCTTCGGGGACCTGGTCACGAGAATCAACCGGCAGCTTGACCGGCCTGGGATGGGGCTGGATGATACCAGGTTCATTGGCGTGCTGGATATTGCTGGTTTTGAGATTTTTGAGCACAACAGTTTCGAGCAACTGTGTATCAACTACACGAACGAGAAGCTGCAGCAGTTTTTCAACCACCACATGTTTGTCCTTGAGCAGGAAGAGTACGCCAGAGAAAAGATTGAGTGGCAGTTTATCGACTTTGGGAAGGATCTACAGCCGACGATTGATTTGATTGAGCTGCCGAACCCGATTGGTATTTTCAGCTGCTTGGATGAGGACTGTGTCATGCCCAAGGCGACGGACAAGACCTTTTCGGAGAAGCTGAACTCTTTGTGGGATAAGAAGTCACAAAAGTATCGGCCTTCGAGGTTGGGACAGGGGTTCATCTTGACGCATTATGCTGCCGAGGTGGAGTATTCCACCGAAGGGTGGCTGGAGAAGAACAAGGACCCGATGAACGACAATGTGACTAGGTTGCTGGCTGCTTCGACCGATAAGCATGTCGCGAATCTGTTTGCGGACTGCGCCGatcaggatgatgaggtaggagggatgaggagcaGGGTGAAGAAAGGCTTGTTTAGGACTGTTGCTCAGAGGCACAAAGAGCAGCTGTCTAGCCTGATGGCGCAGCTGCATTCGACGCACCCGCACTTTGTGAGGTGTATCCTGCCGAAccacaagaagaaggcgaagcaGTTTAatgggttgttggtgctggatCAGCTGAGGTGTAATGGTGTGTTGGAGGGCATCAGGATCGCGAGGACGGGGTTTCCCAATCGGTTGGCCTTTGCGGAATTTCGCCAGCGTTATGAGGTTCTCGTGAGAGATTTGCCGAAGGGGTATTTGGAGGGGCAGGCGGTGGCGAGGTTGATGCTGGACAAGTTTGGGCTGGACAGGTCGCTTTACCGGGTTGGGCTGACGAAGGTTTTCTTCCGGGCGGGGGTGCtggccgagctggaggagaagagagacgCGCTGATTTCGGAGATCATGGCGCGGTTTCAGAGCGTGGCGAGGGGGTACATGCAGAGGAGGATTGCGTTTAAGCGGTTGTATCGGGCGGAGGCGACGAGGGTGATCCAGAGGAATTTCCAGGTGTATTTGGACCTTTGTGAGAACCCTTGGTGGCAGttgctggtgaggatgaagCCGCTTTTGGGCGCGACAAGGACGGCGacggaggtgaagaagagggatgAGATGATCAAGCAGCTGCATGACAAGATGAAGTTGGAACTGGAGAATCGCCAAAAGctagaggaggagaggaggaatgTTCATGCGGAGCTCAACAAGATTCAGCAGGTGCTTGAGAGTGAAAGATCGCTTGCGCTGGATAAGGAGGAGATCTTCAAGCGGCTGCAGATGAGGGAGGCAGAGCTGGAGGACAAATTGGCTGGTGCTCTGGATGATCAGGAGAGACTGGAGGACCAGCTTGATAGTCTTCTTGACGCCAAGAAgcgggccgaggaggatgtgaaCAGCTATCGTGCTCAGCTGGAGCAGGCAGCTGGTCTCATTTCTAGGCTGGAGGCTGAGAAATCGGAGCTTGCGGCAAAGGTGGCTGATCTGGAGAAGTCCATTGACGAGATCGCCAAGAAGCAGTCTGAACGCAGCGCACAGGAGGCGGctttggaggatgaggtcaagATGCTGCAGAGCCAGCTCTCACTCAAGGATAGGAAGGTGCGGGATATGGAGAGCAAGCTTCTTAAGGCTGATCAAGATCTCGATATTAAGCTGCGGACTGTCGAAAAGGAGCTTCAGACTTCACGAACCAAGAACTCGCAGCTCAGTGCTGAGAACCGGGAGATTCAACAGCAACTTGCGCAATTGTCCAAGACTTCTACCGACTACGAAGACTTGGTGCGCAAGAAGGAGAGCGAGCTGGCGTTGCTTCGTTCGGACAATAAGAAGTACGAAATGGAGCGCCGTAGTCTTGAAGATCAGCGCAAGACCCTCAGCGccgagagggaaaagacCGCCGAGCGTCTTCGTGACATTCAGGCGGAACTCACTGCGATGAGGGCTCAACAAGACCAGCTCAAGCGAGAGGCTGCAGATGCCAACAAGCTTCTCCAGGCTCGGCTCTCGGAGGATGCCCAGGCTGATGAGAACCGTCAACTTCTCGAGGCACAGGTCAAGGACTTGAAGGATGAACTTTACAAGGTTCAAATGGAACTTAGTAGAGAACGTCAGTCCCGCGACGATGTTGCCCTTCTTGGTGAGCACAAATACAATACCCTGAAGGAGGAGTACGACCACCTTAATGAGTCCAAGATCACGATTGAGAAGGAGCTCTATGCTCAGCAGGACACTCTTCGCCGTATGATGGAGACgcgggctgctgctgagaaggagcGCGATGAAGCCAGGCAAGAAATCCGAGCTCTTCGTGTGGCCAAGACGCAGGCTGAGGAAGCTCGCCGGGAAGCAGAGATTATCGGTGAAAGGGCTGCTTCCAAGATTGCCCGtgaaaaggaggagagccTGCGCAAGGCTCTGGAGTCTGCCAGCAACAGGGTGAATTCCTTAGAGGAGCAAGTCGCCGACCTGACCTACCAGATTGAGGATCTCAACAAGGTGATTCTTGAGTCTGGAGAGTTTGGACTGAAGAATGACCAGGCCAAGGAGCGGTTGGAACGCGAGCTTGTTACTGTCAAAGGTCGGTTGGCTGCTTCGGAAAACGACAACAAGGCCTTGCTCAATAAGCTGCAACAGAAGGGGCTAGAGATTGCGAGGTCTAGCTCGAGGGCGAGCGAGGCTTCCAGAGGCCAGATCATGGGTCTTCAGCGGGAAAAGGCCaggctggaggagcagaacGCGAAGCTCAATAAGCAGCTTGGTGACTCGCAGGTTACCATCGCGTCTTTGGAGAAGAGACTGGAGAAGCTGCAGCTCAGCTTGGAGGATCTCAACCATGAGGTGGCCAGGGAGGTGCAGAACAGTCGCGCTGCGGAAAAGGCTTCGTCGAGTGCCACCGCGCAACTTGCTGAGGCGAATCGGACTATTGAGTCTGAACGGCAGCTCCGCACACACGCTCAAGGCACGGTCCGCACTTTACAGCAGACACTGGATTCTCGCGACATTGAGCTTGCTGATCTCCGCGGACAATTGTTGGATGCGCTCAAGATTGTTGACCCTGAGTTTGTGCCTACGATTCAGTCTGAGGGCGGTGCCGACAAGTTCCTCAGCAAGAATCTTGATCTGGCTCGcaagattgaggagctcCAGCAGAATCTCCGGGTCCAGACTGCAGCTCGCGCTAACGCCGAGGCTCATGTTGCAGAGTTGAGAGCAGCTAGGGCCGAGTCTCCGACTAGAACTCGCCATGGGGAGTTCAACCCTAACGAAACCGTCTTTGAGCCTGGCTCACCGGAACAGAAGCGGTCCAGACCTAACGGCCGTCACTATTCCGGTGCATctactcctcctcgtcgcttCGCCACGGTCGAGACTGACCATCTCGACTCGGTCAAGTCTGACAAGACAGCTGACATTCTCAGCTTCAACAACCGCCAGGACCtcaaggctgaggttgaggagctgCAAAACCAGCTGCAGATTGCTCACATGCAGAACAGGCACTTGCAGAGCCAGCTTGAGCGGTCTGTGCCGGATCCCCAGGCTACTGTTGATGAGAGTGGCCGTGTTCAAAAGCTGGAGCAGATGAACAGTAAGCTGCACCATATGCTTGATGAGTCTTCGCAGAAGGTGTCTGCGCTTGAAAAGGCGCTTCATGCCGGTGAGCTTTCTCTCCGCGACATCCAGACTAGATCTCACGAGGAGATTCTGGATCTGTTGCATAGCCAAGAGGActcccgccgccgtctcctGTCTGATCACAATGATGCCATTGGGGAATTGGCCCATATCAAGGAGCACTTTGAGAGACTCAGACACGACAGGGCCAAGATCGAACTCGATCTCCGCGATGCCAAGTCCGACCTTCAGGAGATGTCACTTGCGCGCGAGCAGGAAGCCGCCAGCCGAAACCAGCTGCTGCAGGAGTTTGCTGACTTGCAGATCCGCTTGGACTCTGAGACCAGCAAACTGGCTGATGTTGCTGCCAACTTGCAGTTGTACAAGGGTCGTGCGGATGAGTACTTTGCCAAACTTGAGAACGCCGAGATTGCTGTGCTCAAGGCTACCAGGGCTGAGCAGTTTGCCAAGGCGCAAGCAAAGGATGCGGAGGATGCTTGTGCTGAGATGATGTCTGAAAGGAAGAGGCTCGACGGCACCATTGAGGATCTTCAGCTCCAGAATCAACgcttggaggagaagatcgaAGACATGTCGACCGACCTTGAGGCTGCTACtcaggccaagaagaggctGCAGCACGAGCTGGAGGATTATCGCAATCAGCGGGCAAATGATATCGAGGACAAGGAGTCGAGCATGGAGCAGCTTCGCAAGAAGTATCAGGCCGAGTTTGGGACTCTTACCAAGGAGCTTGATCttgcgagggaggagaagctgttCAAGCAGGCCGAGATTACGCGCTTGCGtgaggagcttgacgagctgAGGTCTAAGTGGGATGACGAAGTCCTCAACAGCTCTACTTGgtccaaggagaaggctcgGTTGGAGTCGACGCTCTCGGATGTTATGGCTTCGAGAGATGAGGCTGTTAATGCTCACAATGATGCCCAGGGCAAGATTGTGTCGCTTCTTCAGCAGGTGCGGAATCTTCGGACGTCGGTGGATGATATCACTGCCGAGCGTGATAACCTTGCCCGCGAGAAGCAAAGCATCGAGGCTCGGTTGAAAGAGGCCAAAGCTGGTCTGGAGGACTTGGCCAACAGTGAGAGCCCTTCGCTGAGGAATGCTGCGAACATCGACAAGGAGATTCTGGAGCTCAAGTCTGGTTTGGCTCAACAGCAGGatattgctgctgccgcggtGGAGAAGATGCGCCGCGCTGAGGCTTTGGTGTCTGAGGTTCAAAAGGACATTGTGGCTGAGCGCGAGGCTAGCGCCGAGTTGCACAAGCAGAAGAATGCGCTGGAGAAGTCGCTGAATGAGGTGCAGCTGAAGCTGATTGACTTGGAGACGAAGGGGTATTCGGCTGCCAGTCATGACATCAAGTTCTTGCATAAGCGCATCCAGGAG CTCGAATCGGAACTCGAACAGCACCTGAACGAGCGGAGCAAATCCCAACGATCAGTCCGTAACGTGGACAGGACCGTGAAGGACTTGCAGACACAGATCGACCGGAAGGACAGGCAGAATGTGCAGCTGCAGGAGGAcatgacgaggatgagggacaAGATGGACAAGTTGCTCAAGACGATTGAGGAGCTGCAGGCGTCGGAGAGCTCGAATGAACtgcaggcgaggagggcggagagggagctgagggaggagagggagagaatTATgcagttggagagggagctcGATAGCTGGAAGGCGATGAAGGACCGGCCTTCGGGGGCTAGTGTAGCTACGGGGGCGAGCGTCTTTGGGGGGAGcgtgagggggaaggggtggaggagcgaTGGGAATATTTTGGTGGAAGATGGGAGAGTCCCGCAGCGGAAGAGCAGCATTAGTAGGGTGCCTAGCTTGAAGGGGTTTTTGTAg
- a CDS encoding hypothetical protein (EggNog:ENOG503P7IG; COG:S), which yields MKFLAIAATLFTTLAVAQNLEGQPACATSCLISAISAAGCAASDIACQCGPTQVSIAASAGPCLLDACPMSDLISAESAGLAKCESFSATAGAAPTRQDNAGPVTGTGTATSTGTSTSSAGAAAVMTAAPVLVGVACVGVMGVLGAM from the exons atgaaattcctcgccatcgccgccactctcttcaccaccctcgccgtgGCTCAGAACCTCGAAGGGCAGCCCGCCTGCGCT ACATCATGCCTTATCAGCGCTATTAGCGCTGCAGGCTGCGCCGCATCGGACATCGCCTGCCAGTGCGGGCCTACTCAGGTTTCcatcgccgcctcggccggTCCTTGCCTTCTCGACGCCTGCCCAATGTCGGACTTGATCTCGGCCGAGAGCGCGGGCCTAGCCAAGTGCGAGAGCTTCTCTGCCACTGCCGGTGCTGCTCCGACCCGTCAGGACAACGCCGGTCCTGTCACTGGAACTGGGACGGCGACTTCCACCGGGACGTCGACTTCTTCTGCTGGTGCAGCGGCTGTTATGACTGCTGCTCCGGTGCTGGTTGGTGTGGCCTGTGTGGGCGTTATGGGCGTGCTTGGGGCTATGTAA
- the cyp1 gene encoding Peptidyl-prolyl cis-trans isomerase-like 1 (COG:O; EggNog:ENOG503P1TP), with product MAPTNVVLETTMGSIVFELYNDHAPKTCTNFSTLAQRGYYNGTIFHRIIKDFMIQGGDPTGTGRGGASIYGEKFEDELRGDLKHTGAGILSMANAGPNTNGSQFFITLAPTPWLDGKHTIFGRVKKGIRVVQRMGLVPVDKGDRPVEEVKIVKAYVAEEGAEDE from the exons ATGGCACCTACAAACGTCGTCCTCGAGACCACCATG GGCAGCATAGTTTTTGAGCTGTACAACGACCACGCCCCCAAGACGTGCACCAACTTTTCCACCCTGGCCCAGCGGGGGTACTACAACGGGACGATATTCCACCGCATCATCAAGGATTTCATGATTCAGGGGGGTGACCCGACGGGCACAGGGAGAGGCGGGGCGAGCATTTACGGGGAGAAGTTTGAGGATGAGCTTAGGGGGGATTTGAAGC ACACCGGGGCTGGCATCCTCAGTATGGCTAACGCGGGCCCAAACACCAACGGGAGTCAGTTTTTCATCACGTTGGCTCCGACGCCGTGGCTGGATGGGAAGCATACTatttttgggagggtgaagaaggggatcAGGGTTGTGCagaggatggggttggtgccggtTGATAAAGGGGATcggccggtggaggaggtcaagattgTGAAGGCTTATGTTGCGGAGGAAGGGGCTGAGGATGAGTAG
- a CDS encoding hypothetical protein (EggNog:ENOG503P32T; COG:S) — MSSGTGDTGLAGIVIAPEDATSMDKLAHSVLDDILYDLVHDLLIRVHRDEKSARANTAAIKVEKLALGAIDGSTPDQRPDVEIETDAAIYKDGRVTLKGNPLKTTKEILCPRCNLPKLLHPTDGKGAKKPDPGVIYCKRHPYIEKPGFDIYGQTWVAPGPGRGKKKKDMEKKDLNDPNSPVPGTEGSAKDRPPNVLSFPSATCSKCKRCILVTRLNNHMGSCIGNSGRNASRAAAQKISNSNGGSQNNDNTPPGSQKGTPLPGSRAASPKKRDMDDPDDDAEESDASKPKKKIKLATTSLNKKVTLKAANTTKKEKAKASSMLNVEQKVDDEDGKISTVQVAPKKTNPKGPSPVKNKIKVAKPTQPSPAGKAKVKVRERDLESESSGTLSSPPR, encoded by the exons ATGTCATCAGGAACGGGAGACACCGGCCTTGCCGGCATCGTCATCGCTCCCGAGGATGCGACTTCAATGGACAAGCTT GCGCACTCAGTGCTCGACGACATTCTTTACGATCTTGTTCATGATTTGTTGATCAGGGTCCACCGGGACGAGAAGTCGGCTCGCGCCAACACagccgccatcaaggtcgagaagctcgcACTCGGTGCCATAGATGGCTCAACACCAGACCAAAGACCCGACGTCGAGATTGAGACAGACGCGGCAATCTACAAAGATGGAAGAGTGACACTCAAGggcaaccccctcaaaacaACCAAGGAGATCCTCTGCCCAAGATGCAATCTCCCAAAACTATTACACCCAACAGACGGGAAAGGTGCGAAGAAGCCAGACCCCGGTGTCATCTACTGCAAGAGACACCCATACATAGAGAAGCCGGGTTTCGATATCTACGGCCAGACCTGGGTCGCTCCAGGGCCAGGCCGaggcaaaaagaagaaggatatggaaaagaaagaccTCAACGATCCAAACTCGCCAGTCCCAGGCACAGAAGGCAGCGCCAAGGACCGGCCACCCAACGTGCTCAGTTTCCCCAGCGCGACTTGTAGCAAGTGCAAGCGCTGTATCCTGGTGACGCGTCTCAACAATCATATGGGGTCGTGTATCGGCAACAGTGGGCGAAATGCGAGTAGGGCAGCAGCCCAAAagatcagcaacagcaatgGCGGCAGCCAAAACAATGACAACACGCCACCAGGCAGCCAGAAGGGCACACCACTTCCCGGCAGTCGTGCTGCTAGTCCCAAGAAGCGGGATATGGACGATCCTGAtgacgatgccgaggaaTCAGATGCTTCCaaacccaagaagaagatcaaaCTGGCCACCACGTCTCTCAACAAGAAGGTCACTCTGAAGGCGGCAAATACCACCAAGAAGGAAAAAGCCAAGGCCAGCTCCATGCTCAACGTTGAGCAGAAagtggatgatgaagatggaaaGATCTCAACAGTGCAGGTTGCCCCCAAGAAGACCAACCCAAAGGGCCCGTCGCCGGTGAAGAACAAGATCAAAGTGGCAAAGCCTACTCAACCGTCGCCCGCTGGAAAGGCGAAGGTCAAAGTTAGAGAACGCGACCTAGAGAGTGAGTCTTCTGGCACGCTGTCCTCGCCCCCACGCTGA
- a CDS encoding hypothetical protein (EggNog:ENOG503P27U; COG:S), producing the protein MSHPQQSSIRSFFQPKPQPAYAAPPSSGAPPQDKLQDGTQNTTNNDTTKSTPAAAPPPSAPPLPPTTESPRYPSPVAAQTTGPIPITLPPNHRQHHIPALRRINALLLPVAYPDSFYSKVLDPLVSGLFSRAILWQDTPSDTPKLIGGLVCRLEPNFFLDANGQPLANHPPPLGSNLKPSPSLSLNTPYHAIYIQSLALLSPYRSLGLAAAALDHIIASATLLPAAGTTIDARTIYAHVWTENEEGLKWYQARGFERDSSGPVKGYYFKLRPDTAWIVSRHIGPGTAPLPQPTTIRPPQPQTTPSVLTAAVNLPQPTGSLLSTSSAAPGPPKKSPIVSPASSTTSLSFQNRRPETEWNDLPAEMVAGGGLVPPPRSGSGGAGSSTTSSRSSSRIGKKKERAYPSAAFGQ; encoded by the exons ATGTCGCACCCACAGCAGTCATCCATCCGCTCATTCTTCCAGCCCAAACCTCAACCAGCCTACgctgcccctccatcatcggGTGCCCCGCCTCAAGACAAACTCCAAGACGGCACCCAGAACACCACGAACAATGACACGACCAAGTCAACACCAGcggcggctcctcctccctcagcgCCGCCGCTACCTCCAACAACTGAATCACCAAGATACCCCTCACCCGTTGCCGCCCAAACGACCGGCCCTATCCCAAtaacccttccccccaaccatcgcc AGCACCACATTCCCGCTCTCCGCCGAAtcaacgccctcctcctccccgtaGCCTACCCAGACTCCTTCTACTCCAAAGTCCTCGACCCCCTCGTCTCGGGCCTCTTCTCCCGCGCCATACTCTGGCAAGACACCCCCTCCGACACCCCCAAGCTCATCGGCGGTCTAGTCTGCCGTCTCGAACCAAACTTCTTCCTCGACGCCAACGGCCAACCCTtagccaaccacccaccccccctggGGAGCAACCtcaaaccctccccttccctctccctcaacactCCCTACCACGCAATCTACATACAgtccctcgccctcctctccccgtACCGCTCCCTTGGCCTGGCCGCCGCAGCCCTAGACCACATCATCGCgtccgccaccctcctcccagcagcgGGAACGACCATCGACGCGAGAACAATCTACGCTCACGTCTGGACCGAAAACGAGGAAGGACTAAAGTGGTACCAAGCCCGCGGGTTTGAACGGGACAGTTCCGGTCCAGTCAAGGGGTACTACTTCAAACTACGACCCGACACAGCCTGGATAGTATCACGGCACATCGGTCCTGGAActgcccctcttccccaaccgACTACAATCCGTCCACCACAGCCACAAACAACACCTAGCGTcttgacagcagcagtcaACTTGCCACAACCAACGGGGTCTTTACTCTCCACGAGCAGCGCCGCCCCTGGGCCCCCGAAGAAATCGCCCATTGTCTCGCCTGCTTCGTCTACCACGTCCTTGTCGTTTCAGAATAGAAGGCCAGAAACGGAATGGAACGACCTTCCCGCGGAAATGGTGGCCGGCGGCGGGCTTGTCCCCCCTCCGAGAAGTGGGAGCGGCGGCGCTGGGTCTTCGACGACTAGTTCGAGGAGTAGCTCTAGGAttggaaagaagaaggagagggcttACCCTTCGGCGGCGTTTGGGCAGTGA